In the bacterium genome, one interval contains:
- a CDS encoding KpsF/GutQ family sugar-phosphate isomerase, with product MKNNRTIVTLGKRTIKAEALALSEMAGRMGPEFPQAVELLLAAKGKVIITGVGKSGLIGQKIAATLTSTGTPAFFLHPTDALHGDLGLVSKGDVAVIISKSGGTDELCELLTVLKRVGIKIIALLGKTDSALAAQSDVVLDVAVKEEACPHDLVPTSSTTAALAMGDALAVALLDQRNFTPEDFACFHPGGGLGKKLLLRVSDLMQSGKDVPVVKQSASMKDVILEMT from the coding sequence ATGAAGAACAACAGAACAATCGTAACTCTCGGCAAAAGAACTATCAAGGCCGAGGCCCTGGCCCTGAGCGAGATGGCCGGACGGATGGGCCCCGAGTTCCCCCAGGCGGTGGAACTTCTGCTGGCGGCCAAGGGCAAGGTCATCATCACCGGAGTGGGCAAGTCGGGCCTGATCGGCCAGAAGATAGCGGCCACCCTGACTTCTACCGGCACCCCGGCCTTTTTTCTGCATCCCACCGACGCCCTGCACGGCGACCTGGGCCTGGTTTCCAAGGGGGACGTGGCAGTGATCATCAGCAAGAGCGGCGGCACCGACGAGCTGTGTGAACTGCTGACCGTGTTGAAAAGGGTGGGGATCAAGATCATCGCGCTTTTGGGCAAGACCGACTCGGCCCTGGCCGCCCAGTCCGATGTAGTGCTGGACGTGGCGGTGAAAGAGGAGGCCTGCCCCCACGACCTGGTGCCTACCAGCAGTACCACCGCCGCCCTGGCCATGGGCGATGCCCTGGCCGTGGCCCTTTTGGACCAAAGGAACTTCACGCCTGAGGACTTTGCCTGCTTCCATCCCGGCGGGGGGCTGGGCAAGAAACTTCTGCTCCGGGTCTCCGACCTGATGCAGAGCGGCAAGGATGTGCCCGTGGTCAAGCAAAGCGCCAGCATGAAGGATGTGATCCTGGAGATGACC